The following DNA comes from Eretmochelys imbricata isolate rEreImb1 chromosome 2, rEreImb1.hap1, whole genome shotgun sequence.
agtatttctttGGAAGCCTGAAATAAGTGATGTTCCCCAttatgtgtttaatttttttttaagtgataaaTATTCTTTCCCTTCATCTTGTGAGTAGCACACCAAACCTTTTCAAGCTTGGAGCCAAAAGAAAATGTTCAGATTCAGAGGTGgctcatcagctggtgtaaaacagcacggatttcaaaagagctacgctgatttatgtcagctgaggacctggtctCACAATGTACTCGCTGGCTTCTGCTAGAGGAAGGAAATGCAAGGTTTCTTTTCAGCCTACAGCATTAATAAAGCGGATGTGGCTAGTGAGGCCTTTAATTAAAACACTATCAGTACAGAATCTAAACAGCAACTTCAATCATATTCATTAACTGCTATATTCTAGCATGCTGAATGGTTTATATCAGGCCATCACTCAAacggagtttaaaaaaaatctggttccACGCAAAAGTTGGACTGTGTTGAAAAAATATTCTGTACTTGCAGTACACAGTGTAACATCCCTTTCTGCATTTTGATCTGACCAATAGGAGCGTTACGCAAATATTAAAAAACCTCCAGATACCAACCCCACCCCTGTATATTCCATATGCCTGACCCACCTCCACCTGCTCCAAACACACCACACACTTCCTTTGTGAGGGTTACTGTATTGCATTAGACCCGACTCACTATGTGTTTCTACATACAGTCATAACTGTAACAGCAAGCCAGCTGGGTAATGGATACCGTGTGGGTACTAGAGATCAGCAGTTTGTAAGCTCAATTTCTGCCTACCTCATGGTTTTAAACACATCTTTAAACTCTCAGGTATTAAAGATGGAACAAGCCACCTATTGCAGCCAAAGGATGAAAGAGGCAAGGAGGGAAAGGAGTTCTTTAGAGTAGCACAAGAATGTATTACTTGGAATAATGGGGTGAAACTAAGCAATGTAAAAAGTTACGTTGAATTATCAGGGGAAAACCCTATTCTAATGGTGAGATCTATAAGAATGCTGAATAGTTTTCCAACAGAAGTGACAGCAGCCCACCCCTTGAATCATTTAAAATCACAAGAGGAGAaattacaattattattatttattaagtacATATACTGGGGGCCAATCCTGCATTATCTGGAGTGTGGAATAGTGGACTTGCTAAAGAAAAGGCCtatctaatttctatgattttaagatATTCAGTAGATTGAGTATGGGATTATTGTTCATAAAGTTAGATATAAGTTTGGTTGCGCACCCCGACGTAAGGAAACTGGTATCTACATTTATACACTATTTGTTTGGGTGTTTCAGcatctgtttaattttaagttttgttttgttgaaaagtcAGTGTTAGAAATGGCTATTACCTTGATATTACCTACAAAATCCATTTTAACAGGAGCAAAGACTGTTGGTCCAAGTTTGTCTAGAAGAAAGAAGGCAACATTTTAAAGCAGTTTCTTAGTACTCTTGACTCAGCAATATCCATTTCACCTACTACCAAAAAGCTTTTCTCAACAgttaaaaagagaaacagaaagatggaagtctttttcttccttctgttaCAGGACCCAAAACTCCAGTCTGTACATGAGCTAAAGACACCAAAATAATACGACCTAGCTCTTATAGCAAGTTTTACCTatagatcttaaagcactttataaaggaagTCAATATCCTTATCCTCAAATAGGATTAAAGAATTGAATGATCTTAGTGAGCCTGAGTCACACCTCAGCCATTTCTCTTATTAGGCAGCAATCAAAAAGGATTCATGGCATAGCTGCTACAGACACTAACTGTAGTGAAAGTAAGTAACCACTTACCTAAGACTGGCACTATTGCATAACACGATTGCAGAAATTCCTCTGTGGGGATGCCGTCACCCTCCTGGAGTTCAATGTCACTAAACCTTGAGATTCCAGTatgaacacaaagaaaaaaacattaaatactCCTGTCATACCTTACCCACAAGCAATGGAAGAAGGGTTTGCTTTTTTGGAAGGAGGTCACACTGCAATcaataaatattttacaatatttcACTCTAAATAGAGTAATTTTCCAACTTGTGATTAATTgaccaaattttcagaagttcagCAAGTATTGCTGCCAGTTACTCTTGCAAAGGAACCATCCCAAGGATGGTGGGGGTGAGTTAGGGAGTGGGGAGGATAAAAATCACACAAAGTAGTATTTAAGTGATGGACCTTTTACCATAGTACTCACCTATAAGACTGCCTTGTTCCAACTTCTAGCACTACAAAACGTATTATAGATTTACTACAAACAGTACGATGTACAAAATTATCTCTGTTGGGATTTAAGTAAATTCACCATTGAATGGATCAAATACTCAATTGATTAAGGGCTTTAACCATATAGTCTCAATATACCAGCAACTGTTCATCTACTGCATGCAGGAGCTACACTACCTAATGTTCATGACACTGAAGAAGGTAGGTAAatcctcttcttttccttctccagAGTGTGATGGAGCCAGTCCACTTATGGAATCCATTGCCAACTGCAGCGATTCGTTAGCACTGTTGCCCTCTATGGGCAGCATCTTGCTTTCTCCATCGTCTTTAACTTCATCAccttacatttaaaaagaaaggaaacctCAGTTGCTGAATGATACCAGTTATCTAATTTGAATGAGATTCTCTGACTAGTTCTTCTCTGGTTATCTACCTTATTAATTCAATGGTATCTTCTAAGGTATTCAGAATGAATGGCTCTATTGATCTTTGCATGCACGGTTTTCTACAGGCACTAGCAGGACTACACAATACCGGCCACTCTCGCTACTCAAATTGGAAGAGCACCATCTCCATGGAAGAGATGTCACTTTGTGAAATGTCATCACATCTTTTACtttattcttctttttcctttgtccactgaaggggaaaaaaatgcgaCTAAGAATAAAAATATGCAAAAGGATGGCAGTGTTTGCCTAAGACACCCTATGTGAGAGCCATATTGAACTTGCTGGAAAAGGATTAAATGTTGACTCACACGTGTCCTGTTACCTTACCTGGATAGAAAGGGCTGTGGGAGTGGCTTGGTGGAGAAAGGACTGAAGGAACCCTAAGTTCAGCCAAGACTGGGGAAAAGGTTTGGGCTGAAAGTATGTTGTATTACCATGAATTTCTAAGTAAATGAAAACCAAACCCAGGGAAAGGGGGACGTGGACTTGGTTTTAGAGTAGGTGGGATGAGCATGGGGAAGTGGAGACCTCTCATCAGACAAGGCTGCACAACATCTTCACGATAGGAACGCGTAGTCGTTTTCCCTCCCCATTACTGTATTTCTGATTTTTCAACTATTTCTTCTGCCTATGTGAGACAAAACTAAACAAGTGCAAAGGAAATTCTGGAGAGCCAGCGGGAGAGCTAAATACTTGTGACAGACAGAGCATAACTTGGTAAGCGGAGAGGAACCTTGATACTTCTTATGTTTGTGCACAAATTCTGCTAGATCACCGGTTGTGAGTGCCTGTCCTGCATAATGTACAGTAAGGGAAACACAAGAGGTCTGAGTCTGACCTAGTCTActcaacaaataataataaaacctcaAACACTCCAGCATAGTGTCTCAGGGCTGGATTCCACCGTATACTGAATTGTTTTGATATAACCACATTAGCATAAATATCAGGCTATTTCTGAAACAATGTCaaatcaaaatataaataaaatgttttaactttGCCTATTTCGGACAGATGCCAGCTAGAGTAATGGATACTTTAATACAATGCTAATTGAATAGTGGTGGAATTTTCCTAAAACAAATAACCTCGTCATTTAAGGGCgaggagtttggggttttttgttttggttttgaaagaTATGTCAGTGCACGTATGAGTGAATTGAAGGCCACTTGTTCAGAAACCTGCACACACAGCTCTCATATGCACTCTTGATAATCTGGCCTTTAGTATTTGAAAAGGGTGCCAACGAAGGGCCTTGGGGAATGAAGCCACTGGTCCACATAGCATGTGCAGTGCAAATGTTGCTAAGTGCATTGCCAATTTCCATCAATTGTGACCCAGAAGAATGAGCTCTAGTGTGACAGCAGTTTAGTCCTGTACCTCTTCAGTTCTTGGTCTCTCTACCAAGGCCACCAACAAGGGTGTGAATTGTGATGGGAAGACTTAACCCCTGGGAAATGGACAGAGCTCAAAGTAAAACTTCAGTAATCTTGTAATAAGTCCTGACATACTCCGTCTCTCTTGGGAAATGATATATCTCACACTCCTTATAAGACTGTTTGTGCTCAAAAGTACTAACCACCCACCCTGGATAATATTTTGTTCCATGCGTTTACCTGTCAACTTCTTTTCTACATGGTCTTCAGCTGAAATGTCACAGTCTTCCTCATTAGATTTCAGATGTGAGGGTATCAGAGTGCTAACCGGGGTTTGTTCACAATGATTAGTTTCTGCCTTTACGGAGCCATTTTCACAACTGTTCAATTCCATCTGCCTGATGGGGGGGGAACACAAATGTAAACCAAAGGGCAAATGTAACACTTTGCTTGGCATGTCTCTTCCTATCAAAAAAACTGTACATAACAATGTGAAAGAGGGACTGGAAATCCAAAAGTGTTGCCATTTCTAGATTGCTGCGAGAAAAATGTTTGTCTAAAAACATCAGAAGGAGCCATGTGGCTCCAGAAATGTTTTTCCAGTGTGTATATTTACTGAAACAATCCTAAGCCAAGAATATGGAatataagagagaaaaaaaggacatacattatttaaaaagagGGGCACAGCCAACTTGAAATccaatttgtttaaataaataaatggtaagCGGCAGATATTGTATCTGAAACAGTCCTGCTCCCACAGTTTTAGacatattttcctatttttcccCGCAGATATCTTTTTCTCCATTGTTTTCTGAGTGAACAGCCCAAACAAACAGGTGAAAATGGCCATACAAGTGGGAAAACAAACTATACACAACAACTCATCAAATGCACAAAGAACTCCCAGTCTCAGTTATAGAAATTTAAGGTATTAtctgtaacatttaaaaaagatttcAGACAGAAGCAAGTTGCCTTTAAGGAACTGTTCATGTAATTagaacaaaaatcaaaattttatgCTGAAAAGGAATTAAATATTTACTGGAATTAGTCTACTACTGTTATTAAAACTAAGAAAACCCAGAAGAGAGATTACCCTTTTCAGCAAACAGAACATGTTTTTACAACTCTTGTTTTTAAATACTCGGCTTAAAAGATACATCAGAGATCTGGGGAAAATGTTTGCTTTGCATTGGAGGCTGATAGGGCGCACGTCACCAGCGTagatgaaggtggttgggacAGACCAGATTTTAAAGAAATGTTCCAGTGGCACATTATACTGGCACTGGTGGCATTATTGGTCGCTGCTGCGATGGACAGCTCATTCACTGCCTCCTGCTAGCTTTGTTTTCTGCAGCAGCACTCATAATGGCAATGCATGGGAGCAGAAaccagaggtggggaagagagcaGTAAAGCGTGTGTGAGATGGTTGGCTAGCCACCAGCAGCAGAAGGTTGCAATAAGGATAACGGTAAGAGAAGTCACCAGGAAGTAGCCAAAAGGGAAAAGTGCGAGCTAAGTGAGAGAAAATCCACTTAGCAATAGAGTTTGTGCTTGTATCTGGTATTTGCAATAtcaatacattaaaaaacaaaacaaaacaaaaaaaaacacgaTGGGAGAGTCAGACataaccagaaaaaaaattatgccaTTCTTAgaagaaaacaaaccaaccaaccaaaagaCAAGGAGCGTCAGCGTACCTTTCTGTTGCAGTGCTACTGGAGGAGACGGGAGGGGTTACctataaaaaccaaaaatgtattcttaaaagaaagcagcattttgTTCTTCTCAAACTTTACATTTATTAACTCAAATGGAAGTCAATGAGGAAAATTAAGTGTATGCTTCATATTTCCCTGATCTGGGGCCCACACGAACATATGCAATGAGGTCTGTACCATGAAAATATCGGGCCTTTCTCAGGTAAATGATCTATTCCGAAGGTTACCTGGCAAAGATCAAAAGAGAGGCTAATCCCCAGGCAGCGTACTGCCTACctccacaaacaaaacaaacaaagtatGGCAATCATGTGGGAGCTGGGGAACAGGTGGGGCCATTGTGAAAGGCTGGGTAAAGGAAATGAAACCCTCTTCCTGAgtatgtttaaattaaaaaacctgACACATGCCAGATGAAGAAACATGTgtcccttcctcccttctcctTAATCTGTTGTTAGCCAGGAGAGTTGCTCCAGCTTCACAAATAGGCCTGGGGAATCTGAGACTGTGATGGTGAGACCAGTGAGATGAACTCTACAACTTCTGGGTATCTTACAATTGCAGACATGGTGCtggggttatttttaaaattcatttgggGCTTCCATTGCAGCTAGAACACAGTCACAATATTCTGGGCCATGGATATTGACAGCTGGATCAGATACCAAGTATTACTGAGTAAGGAGTTTCAACTGCTATTAACAGTAAATGAACGGTGACTTAAATGTACAGTTGAGTCTTGCATCACTTACAATCCATATGACACACCAGGATGTCACCAGTGGATGGTTACGATCTCTATCCTGGGCTAAAAACCCCATTCCTTACCACCACAGCTACTACTTTCCAGGAAAGGTAGTAAGCTCTCCATGTTGAGAGTGACAGCAGAGATTGCACAACATTACCTTGTTTAATTTGAGAACAGCCAAGTGTGGAGATCCCGATGGGGTGTGATGTAATAACTCAGAAGAGAAGGCCACATTTGCAATCTGCATACATTCTTCAAGAGTCTTCAGGAATGTGTTACATGTCGATTTCAACAGAGCTCCCATATCAATTCCATTCTGTGAAATAACCAGATGGCAAGACACTTTATTTGCCATCAACGCTTAATTTGGAAAGACTGAAGTTTACAAAACCCATCATCCCAACAGTCCTGTTTCCTAATCATCAGAAGCTCAATATTTTCAAAGAACTAAACATAAGAGGCCATCTGATCACAGCAATGACAGCAGACACTATTGGGATTGCAGCTTCTGAGGATGCTCCTGTTGCTGTCAGCCTCCAGTGACATCAATCTCAAAATGCAGCATTTCAACAGCAACATCTATTTATATGCCATATGCCCAGAGTTTAAACACATGCCATGGTGAATTCAGTATTGGTCCAGGACCTGACATTCTGCTATTCGATTGGTATGATCAGAGGACACCATGGCAAGAGAATGAAAAGATGACATTTTAAGTGGCCTAGGATAAGATTATTTATGTATTGTACCTAAACCCAAAGAAAGGTGACTGCAACTGAACAAGGTGCAAAGCAAAAGTACTATGCTGGCACCAAACCCCTACTTTGTCTATAGAACATACTCCGGGCAAAGGGTTATATCTGTCCTGACCCTTGTGTATTAGACGTAACACAGAAACAAACATGTTATTGATAGCGGATTGCTATTAGGCTAAACCCTTCCAGCTCTGAATAATCTATGGCCAGGTAAAGGGACAGTAATAATATTGACTCATTTGCCCCATAACGGTGAATTATGAAGTGGGTAAATACAACATTATATGTGTGTTTGTTACAACAGTCCTAACAACTGCTTACTTGTCCTTTATTCAAGACCAAATTAGGCACAATAACATTACTACCACCACACAGTTTGTTAAATCCGTCATCAAGACTTCAGCCAGTATCTCTAGTTGGCTGGCTTGGACACCACAATAACTCCCCTTCATGCAGTCATCTGCCAGCCCTGCAACTTGCGAATAAAATTCCACTGGGAGGCACCACAGCAGGACCGTACAACTTGGAAAACCACACCCCCTCTCCGAGAGGTTAAGTTCTTTGCACATAAAATCCTTCCACCTCCCTACCCCTCGCACGGAGAAGGAGCATACCCTCTTCTTTAAAAGGCCATTCCCAAACAGAGCTCCTTCTTTAGGAAAGCTTGTAAGAGATGCCTCTGGAACTGGTATTTCTTTTCTAACACAAAACCAATGAACGCTCGGTTAAAACTCCGAAAGCCATCACATGGGCTAGTCAACAAGTTTCTTCCTTTAGTTGAGTTTCACTGTGACTCTACATTCTCTCTTAATCATTACGTATTCAGCCTAAGAACAGAACTGACTGAAGGAGGATTTTAACAGTACTGGACTGCAGGCTAATTAGGATCAAGTATTAAGCACTTCTTGCATAGCATCTCTTCATCAAGTATGTGCACTTTATTCCTGGAAACATGAACTACAGGCATAAGGTCAGTGAAACCATAAATTTTTTTTGAGGCATTACTATCCTGATCATAGTTACTGTATATGACCTCAGTACTAGCCAGCATAATGGATAGcaatacataataaaaataatatcatATTGCTAACTGAAGCCTTTAGGTACTTTTGTCCTATGTGCATTCAGCAGGAAAGTCAGTGCAACATTAAACTGGATAACATGCTTCTTTTCGTGAAGTCATGATGCGTTTGTTCTGTGAGGTGTTCAATCCACGGGACAAgtccagagtgctcagcacccagtggGGTAGGGCTGTATGAAAACAAAGTTGTACCTCTGATTCTGATACACCACAAATGCTAGCTTCCTTAGTTTTATCCACTTGCTGAACAAGGAGGTCACAGTACAGCCTAAGCTCTGACATTTTGGTTTTCAAGGCTTCAGTGTTTTCAGTGAGCTCTAAAAATGAGACAAGAAGAGAGTTGGACACATCCCATCAGTCTTGCAGTAGATGTTTTTGGAAAGTTGAGGAAATAACTAGTActatttcaatccagtccaaccCATCTGATCGACATTTCAACACATGCTCTATTGATTTGAAAACATAAGGCTTAGAACTGTCATTTTATGACAGTTGAAAAACATGACCTTTTGATATTTGCCAACACAAACAGGAATAGAGTGTCCCAACTGAGCTGTTAAGTTATAAACACACAAACTTACtacaagagagaaagaaaagagtcTCAACCACAAAATGTCTGACTTCATGAGCCTTTTTATTCAAGAACTAAATCCCTACATACTATAACGTGCCTGTTTGCTAAATAATCGGAGGTATAAACAACAGTTGTCAGAGGGTCATAGCTCCTTGTTTGTAAACTACAGGAAGGTGGAAAAGGGAGTTTGACAAAGACAGCTCATCTTAACATCCATCTATCGCATTATTAATAATTAAGGGATCTGAATGCCTGAAAGCCAGTTTAAAAACCCCCAATAGATTATTAATGATccacaaatttaaaaaagttaaattgtTAGCTGAAAGTATTTCAAGTTCTGCAAATGCACCACGGATATTTCACCTTGTGACATTGTGTCAACttgtgaatttcatcttgttttgtATGATTTTATTGATTAAAAATGTATAGCCAATTAATTTTGACAACACTTGGGgttcaatattaaaaatgttcaagAGACCAAATTATTGTCTATAGACACAACAGTCTGGtacaggaaagagaaataatACATCATCAATCATTCTGAGAAGCAGGTTCTCACAGCATGTTCATTTCACCTTATGCAGAAGATGTGTTCCCAAAATAATCCCCCAAACCTACCTCTATTTATACTAGACCTGTTTACAAAAAAAAGCACGTCATCCAAGACTAATATGAAAATTACCTTGGTTTTTTGGTAGCACGGTGTTCCCCTCTTACACTTTGTTTTTGGAACAGAATTCTGAACTAAATGGGTCATGATGGCACTCCCTACCTGTACCAGGGTAGAATACTTACATACCGTGCCTTTGATAGTTTCCTTATGCCAAATGCCGAGTTATACTGTTACAAGGTATTGTGGGATACTTTCAAGTGAGTAAGAGTAAGCATAACAAGATTTTACATGATTGCCCAACACTTATATTTAATATATACCACATTAACACCACGTGCATAATACTATTAATCTGTGGGTGTGTAACCTTTATGCAGTGGCTAACAGTTCACTATTGTAAACTTGCATTGGGAGTAGACCCTGCATTTTGTGTCTGACTCTGTGTCGAGAGCCAGTTTGAACTGATGTATCTATAGTCTGATGTGATGCATAGCAAGGCCAGAGATGAAGGGAAAGTTTCTCACCTTTGGGAGAGTTAACACAGGAAGAGTCACCCAGATGGTGCCAACGATTGACTTGCTAATGACTCTTGCCTGCTTTACCACCCTCTATTCAACAAGGGTGTTGAGCAGGAGAACTCAGaaggctggggcctggggcctcaCACTGGGACTCTTCACCAAGACTGTGCTTATTAGCAGGAAGGTTTCTGCGTGGAAGTGGCtgaccaccgccagcagcaggaGGGACTTGCTACAGGGAGACAAGGGCGTCTCCATCTAGCCTGAACACGGGCAGATCTCGGACCCAAAAGACTCTCAGGAGTGGTGAGGTCATGGAGTGGTGAGGTCATTATTGTTTTTCTCCTAGATCtgtaaggatatgtctacactgcccatgtCACAGCGCTGCTGCTTTATCGCCAGGATAGCGCGGCTCCCAGCAATAAGGCGCCATCTATACTGGCACTTTTCAGTGCTAAAATTtttgtcactcaagggtgtgttTCCTCACACCCCAGAATGActaaagttttagcactgaaagtggcagtgtagacacagcctgagtCTCATGTGCATTCTTAGAGTaagcgtgtgtatgtgtgtttaagACATTCCTTTGCAAAGTCTGGGTGTTCCCTATTTAACTCTCACAGGAGGTCTCTGAAGGCTTAAGTAGCCGATGGGATTAATTAGTTTTTTCATAATGTAAAATAAACCAA
Coding sequences within:
- the PLEKHA8 gene encoding pleckstrin homology domain-containing family A member 8; amino-acid sequence: MEGVLYKWTNYLSGWQPRWFFLCGGILSYYDSQEDAWKGCKGSIQMAVCEIQVHHADSTRMDLIIPGEQYFYLKARSAAERQKWLVALGTAKACLTDSRTQREKELTENTEALKTKMSELRLYCDLLVQQVDKTKEASICGVSESENGIDMGALLKSTCNTFLKTLEECMQIANVAFSSELLHHTPSGSPHLAVLKLNKVTPPVSSSSTATERQMELNSCENGSVKAETNHCEQTPVSTLIPSHLKSNEEDCDISAEDHVEKKLTGDEVKDDGESKMLPIEGNSANESLQLAMDSISGLAPSHSGEGKEEDLPTFFSVMNIRFSDIELQEGDGIPTEEFLQSCYAIVPVLDKLGPTVFAPVKMDFVGNIKKINQKYITNRQEFHTLQKIVLHEVSAELAHVRNSATEALLWLKRGLKFLKGFLTEVKNGEKNIQTALNNAYGKTLRQHHGWVVRGVFALALRAAPTYEDFVAALSVKKCDNQEEAFYNAMQRDLHIYLPAMEKQLNILDTLYEVHGLESDEVV